The Stenotrophomonas maltophilia sequence TACCTGCGGGGCCTAGGCAAGCAGGAGGTGCACATCTACGACGGCGATGTCCCGGCATATGCCCTAAGCGCGCAGCAGGTCAATGACCGTGGGGACGGGTCATGGGCTGTCGTCACAACCAAGCATGAGATTGAGAGCTACTTGCACAAGGACGCCATTGCGCTCGCGTTCGGATTTGAGATTGAAGTCACTGATCACCCCATGGCGGGCAAAGCTGTTCCAAAGGTCTTCGGGGAAGCTTTTGTCGCCCACGCTGGCGTAGGCAGTCCGCTTAAAGACTCCAACGCCAAGAGAAAGTTGGCTCAGCATGCGTTCCCTTGCATGACAGCAGCCATGTTGGAAGAGCGTGATCCCGATGGCGAAGTTCATGGTTGGATGCGTCGGCTAGGCGAGATGTTGGCTTAAATGCCCCTTTGGGTCGGAAACTGGCCTTCGTTACCCCCGATAAGAGTCCGTAGATCCAGAATTGGATATCTGCTCCCCAAGCCTAAGCTTTGGCAAATGCCCCCTTCCGGCCAGAAGCGGACATCAGGTTCCGCTGCCGAACCGCTCCTGACCGGCCTGGCGGCGTCATCACGCCATCGTCCAACCCGCCACGGCAGCCAGCAACACGACCAGTGCAGTCGGAGCACGCACAACGACAAGTAGCCCAAACGCAACCAACGCCATCGCGACATCCCATCGGTCATGGATCGCGCTCGTCCACACCGGGTCATACAACGCCGCCAACAGGATGCCGACCACCCCGGCATTGACGCCTGCAATCGAAGCTTGGAGATCCTTGCGGGGGCGCAGAGACTCCCAGAACGGCAGCACCCCCACGAGCACAAGAAGGGCTGGCAGGAAAATGACCACCAACAGCGCAAGGCCGCCTGCCCAGCCACCCAGCGGCCCCTCGGCCATAGCCCCCAGGTACGCTGCAAAGGAGAAGAGAGGGCCCGGCACCGCCTGCGCCGCGCCGTACCCGGCGAGGAGGTCCGCCGTGCTCACGGTGCCGCTCTGGACGACCGCGGTCTGCAGCAGCGGCAGCACGACATGGCCGCCGCCGAAGACCAAGGCGCCAGCGCGGTACACACCCTCCAACAGCGCGGCCAAGGGGGAGCCGCTAGCCACCGCCCACAAGGGCAGCAGAACAAGCGGCAGGACCAGTAGCACTAGTGTCACCGCGCCGGTTCTTCGCGAGACGGAATAGCCGCGGTCTGATTGGCCGGACGCCGGTTCGATATTCAGTATCCAGCGACCGAGCAGTCCGCTGGCGATGATCACCACGATCTGGCCGGCGATCGAGGGCATGGACAAGGTCAACACAGCCGCAAAGACCGCCATCGCTGCCCGTAAACGATCCGGGCACAGGGATCGGGCCATTCCCCATACTGCTTGGGCCACCACAGCAACTGCCACGATCTTCAGGCCATGCAGCCAGCCGGATTCAATGATGGCCTGGTATTTGGCAACGCCCGAAGCGAAGAGGATCATCAGCACGGCCGACTGCAGCGTAAAGCCGGCCCAAGCGGCCAACAGGCCAGGCCAGCCGGCGCGACGCAAGCCCAGCGCCATGCCTACCTGGCTGCTGGCCGGGCCTGGCAGTAACTGACACAGGGCCACCAGATCGGAGTAGCTACAGTCCGTCAGCCAACGGCGGCGTTCGACGAACTCGAGACGGAAGTAGCTCAGGCGGGCGATTGGACCTCCAAACGACGTGAGCCCCAGTCGCAGGAACACCAGGAAGACGCGCCATGCGCTGTCGCTTGTCGTGGGATTCAGCGCCGACATGGGGCATGACCTCCTGTGGTTCTCAGCGGTGGCGAGCCAAGCCTGGCATTGGGATCACGGCGTCGAGCTTCCCGGGTGCCCGGTCACCAACTCTCCATCTTCCTTTCGGAAAGGCCCGGGCAGCGGCGGCAGGATCTCCAGTACCACTTCCGAAGGCCGACACAGACGAGTACCCCTATCGGTCTGTACGAAAGGACGATTGATGAGTATCGGGTGCGCCAGCATCGCATCAAGCAGCGCTTCCTCGCTCAGTGCTGCGTCGCCTAGCCCGAGTTCGTCATACGGCGTTCCCTTCTGCCGGATGGCATCGCGCACGCTCAATCCCGCCGCCGCAATGAGATCGACCAGGCGCGCACGGCTGGGTGGGTTGGCCAGGTAGTCGATCACTTCCGGCTCGATCCCGGCAAAGCGGATCAGCGCTAGGGCATTGCGCGAGGTGCCGCACTTTGGGTTGTGATAGATGACAGCGCTCACGCACTTTCCTTCTGGTTCAAAACGGTCTCCACCACGCCTGCGGCAGCGGCCAGCGCTGCTGCCTCGACGGCCCCCTTGCGCTCGCTGTAGCGGTCCACCAGGTAGTCACTACGCCCGCGCACCAGCAGGGTGAACTTGACCAGTTCCTCCATCACGTCCACCACGCGATCGTAGTACACCGAAGGCTTCATTCGACCGTCGTCATCGAACTCCTACCAGGCTTTGGCCACCGAGGACTGGTTGGGAATTGTCACCATCCCCATCCACCGGCCGAGCACGCGCAGCGCGTTGACCACGTTGAACGACTGGGAACCGCCGCAGACCTGCATCACGGCCAACGTA is a genomic window containing:
- the chrA gene encoding chromate efflux transporter — encoded protein: MSALNPTTSDSAWRVFLVFLRLGLTSFGGPIARLSYFRLEFVERRRWLTDCSYSDLVALCQLLPGPASSQVGMALGLRRAGWPGLLAAWAGFTLQSAVLMILFASGVAKYQAIIESGWLHGLKIVAVAVVAQAVWGMARSLCPDRLRAAMAVFAAVLTLSMPSIAGQIVVIIASGLLGRWILNIEPASGQSDRGYSVSRRTGAVTLVLLVLPLVLLPLWAVASGSPLAALLEGVYRAGALVFGGGHVVLPLLQTAVVQSGTVSTADLLAGYGAAQAVPGPLFSFAAYLGAMAEGPLGGWAGGLALLVVIFLPALLVLVGVLPFWESLRPRKDLQASIAGVNAGVVGILLAALYDPVWTSAIHDRWDVAMALVAFGLLVVVRAPTALVVLLAAVAGWTMA
- the arsC gene encoding arsenate reductase (glutaredoxin) (This arsenate reductase requires both glutathione and glutaredoxin to convert arsenate to arsenite, after which the efflux transporter formed by ArsA and ArsB can extrude the arsenite from the cell, providing resistance.); protein product: MSAVIYHNPKCGTSRNALALIRFAGIEPEVIDYLANPPSRARLVDLIAAAGLSVRDAIRQKGTPYDELGLGDAALSEEALLDAMLAHPILINRPFVQTDRGTRLCRPSEVVLEILPPLPGPFRKEDGELVTGHPGSSTP